In the Qipengyuania gelatinilytica genome, TCACGTAATCGCCATAGCGTTCCACCAGCCAGGCGCGCACTTCCTCGGCGCTATCACCCGCAGCGATGCGAATGCGGACCTGGTGGCGCATGTCGCCCGCCATCGCGGCGTCGCTATCTGCGATCGACTGCGACTGGCACTTCAGGCAGCGCAGCGTTTCCATCAATGCCTGCGCCTCGGCCTCAAGCACAGGATCTTCGAGCTGGCGATAGGCATAGGGTGCGGGCGGCACCGACTGCTGCGCAGCCACCGGCAGAGCGATCAGCACCGCTAGCAAGGCGAACAGCGCCCTCAAGTTCCGGCTTTCCGGAGTTCTTCGAGCAGGATCGGGACATGCTCTTCGCGGATATCGCCGATATGCTGATAGCGGATGATGCCCTTGCCATCGATCACGAAGGTTTCGGGAACGCCCGAAGATCCGATGCCCAGCTGGACTTCGGACAGGTCGTCGCGCCCGATGCGCGTGTATGGATTACCATGCTGGCTCAGGAAGCGCATGACGTCGACCGGCTCGTCCTTGATGGCCACTCCAACGATCTCCACGCCCTGTTCCTTCAGGGCTTCGAGCTGTGGAGCCTC is a window encoding:
- a CDS encoding cytochrome c-type biogenesis protein; protein product: MRALFALLAVLIALPVAAQQSVPPAPYAYRQLEDPVLEAEAQALMETLRCLKCQSQSIADSDAAMAGDMRHQVRIRIAAGDSAEEVRAWLVERYGDYVSYEPVLSATTWPLFAVPVILVLVAGLLFWRRFRRRA
- a CDS encoding DsbE family thiol:disulfide interchange protein — protein: MSWRLWVPLLLFSAFLGLAAYQLTQPKDDVVESRMVGRELPYFTLPPASLDRPGVDSRDFYDGTPKLLNIWASWCLPCIAEAPQLEALKEQGVEIVGVAIKDEPVDVMRFLSQHGNPYTRIGRDDLSEVQLGIGSSGVPETFVIDGKGIIRYQHIGDIREEHVPILLEELRKAGT